From Phenylobacterium montanum, the proteins below share one genomic window:
- a CDS encoding GTPase-associated system all-helical protein GASH: MVKMPQDFPIWYASLEAGQGSAAVTRWAGVADVIHNLQAQEIEALIRLALKSRQGPDESVKARIVENINRGDPTFGTVAAERELQILAAAALTVRLLPSDTAALALTTAGLDGARKPQLPMDLIAMAENAVREKSKTTRARVDVKAITVDAIEWPAAEDDGTDPDPLVALKALKAAADKALHGTIERASGIVSQLARRQELVDEELQMLWWLMSGELTDGSPQADLKLNERSLVVAEELARRTARRPGPMSIPALLSRSGLNRKTKINITDAVNAMSDAWCKAILSGTNISAVTHPIHEALRRRDETGQGPNWISGWAAVCEIPEDHALSSLRLAELFYRERLLLKTPA; encoded by the coding sequence ATGGTGAAGATGCCCCAGGACTTCCCGATCTGGTACGCGAGCCTAGAGGCCGGTCAGGGAAGCGCCGCCGTCACTCGATGGGCAGGCGTGGCGGATGTCATCCATAACCTTCAGGCCCAAGAGATCGAAGCGTTGATCCGGTTGGCGCTGAAATCGCGCCAAGGGCCGGACGAAAGCGTCAAAGCCAGGATCGTCGAAAATATCAATCGCGGTGATCCGACGTTCGGAACAGTAGCGGCGGAACGGGAGTTACAAATCCTGGCGGCCGCAGCGCTCACAGTGCGCCTCCTTCCATCCGACACCGCCGCCTTGGCCTTGACGACCGCTGGTCTGGATGGCGCGCGCAAACCTCAGCTACCGATGGACTTGATCGCGATGGCTGAGAATGCAGTCCGCGAGAAATCCAAAACCACCCGCGCCCGCGTCGACGTCAAGGCGATCACCGTCGACGCCATCGAGTGGCCAGCTGCCGAGGACGATGGGACGGACCCTGACCCCTTGGTGGCGCTGAAGGCGTTGAAAGCGGCCGCCGATAAGGCGCTCCACGGCACCATTGAACGGGCAAGCGGTATCGTCTCGCAGCTGGCGCGCCGTCAGGAACTAGTTGATGAAGAACTCCAGATGCTTTGGTGGTTAATGTCGGGCGAACTGACCGACGGCAGCCCCCAGGCCGACCTTAAACTCAACGAACGCTCGCTCGTGGTTGCTGAGGAGTTGGCCCGGCGAACCGCTCGTCGGCCCGGTCCCATGTCTATCCCTGCATTGCTGTCGCGTTCGGGCTTAAACCGCAAGACGAAGATCAACATTACCGACGCGGTCAACGCGATGAGCGATGCTTGGTGTAAAGCCATACTCAGCGGCACGAACATCTCCGCAGTTACGCACCCAATCCATGAGGCTTTGCGGCGGCGCGACGAAACGGGGCAAGGCCCGAACTGGATCAGTGGTTGGGCAGCCGTCTGCGAAATCCCCGAAGACCATGCCCTGTCATCCTTGCGCCTCGCGGAGCTGTTCTATCGTGAGCGGCTACTTCTCAAAACGCCGGCGTAA
- a CDS encoding metallophosphoesterase, which produces MLLLHISDIHFREPDCLDADTDPDHPIRTRISNHLKTKVDEFGPVDAILVGGDIAYKAHPDEYAVATQWLAELANICGCSSTNRVFVVPGNHDVDRSITGKNLGLQNAQHRIANARLDNKEQALRAQLRSDQVARDLFAAHAAYNDFAAPMNCQIYPTKIFWHQDLPLGGGVMLRINGLTSTLLSGKDGADDREGDLFLSAMQTALDPVEDRVHLTLCHHPVEWLSDGDQVDDDLNSRAMFQLFGHKHRQRIVPTPHYIRVLAGSVNPSRKEPGWEPGYNLLRIDVEGVGAARQLRVETHQFRYQRSPEMFVPVQTPSRQDAHRATMPFPGRLHPAGSPAPTLAAGGAIADSSTLLADLAPAQVIDVEASMGDELRRDLIHRFWQLDGDRKREVMFSLALITEDELSLPEPERYGMAFLRAGERGQLDQLAELVATAGGN; this is translated from the coding sequence ATGCTCCTTCTGCACATTTCCGACATCCATTTCCGGGAGCCTGACTGCTTGGATGCGGATACCGATCCCGACCATCCAATCCGAACCCGAATCAGCAACCATCTAAAAACAAAGGTCGACGAATTCGGGCCTGTTGATGCGATCTTGGTCGGTGGGGACATCGCCTACAAGGCTCACCCTGACGAGTATGCCGTCGCAACGCAATGGCTCGCGGAGCTCGCCAATATCTGCGGGTGCTCGTCGACCAACCGCGTCTTCGTGGTTCCTGGAAATCACGATGTAGATCGGTCGATCACGGGTAAGAACCTCGGTCTGCAAAATGCGCAACACCGGATCGCCAATGCCAGGCTGGACAACAAGGAGCAGGCGCTTCGTGCACAACTCCGCAGTGACCAAGTCGCCCGGGATCTTTTCGCCGCTCACGCGGCATACAACGATTTCGCCGCACCGATGAACTGCCAAATATATCCGACGAAGATCTTTTGGCATCAAGATTTACCCCTTGGGGGTGGCGTCATGTTGCGGATCAACGGCCTGACCTCCACCCTGCTCTCGGGCAAAGATGGCGCGGATGATCGCGAAGGAGACCTATTTCTTAGTGCCATGCAAACAGCACTGGATCCTGTTGAGGATAGAGTTCATCTGACGTTGTGCCACCATCCCGTCGAGTGGCTTTCAGACGGCGATCAGGTCGACGATGATTTAAACAGCCGCGCCATGTTCCAATTATTTGGACACAAACATCGGCAGCGTATTGTTCCAACGCCTCACTACATTCGCGTGCTGGCTGGTTCGGTGAACCCGTCGCGCAAAGAGCCCGGCTGGGAACCCGGTTACAATCTGCTTAGAATCGATGTCGAAGGGGTCGGCGCGGCGCGTCAGCTGCGGGTCGAGACGCATCAGTTCCGCTATCAGCGGAGCCCTGAGATGTTCGTTCCTGTCCAGACGCCCTCCAGGCAAGACGCCCATCGTGCTACGATGCCATTTCCAGGTCGATTGCACCCCGCTGGCAGCCCTGCGCCGACGCTTGCTGCGGGAGGGGCCATTGCAGACAGTTCAACTCTTTTGGCCGACCTCGCGCCGGCACAGGTGATCGATGTAGAGGCGTCGATGGGTGACGAACTGCGCAGAGACCTGATTCACCGTTTCTGGCAGCTCGATGGCGACCGGAAGCGCGAAGTGATGTTCAGCTTGGCGCTCATCACCGAAGATGAATTGAGTCTGCCCGAACCGGAGCGCTACGGGATGGCATTCTTGAGGGCCGGCGAGCGCGGACAACTCGATCAGTTGGCTGAATTGGTCGCAACGGCGGGGGGGAATTAG
- a CDS encoding type II toxin-antitoxin system RelE/ParE family toxin gives MRRLELTISAQADLAAILDISAASFGAQARRRYETIIEIALGDLLADPTCLGSLERPELGPKVRTYHLRYCRGRGKSRACLVGHPRHLLVYEFDDDRVLVLRVLHDAMELTRHLPPNESEER, from the coding sequence TTGCGCCGTCTGGAATTGACGATATCGGCGCAGGCGGATCTGGCTGCGATCTTGGACATCAGCGCCGCGTCGTTCGGCGCCCAAGCCCGTCGCCGCTACGAAACCATCATCGAGATCGCGTTGGGCGACCTCCTTGCCGATCCCACCTGTTTGGGAAGTCTGGAGCGGCCAGAGCTCGGACCGAAGGTCCGCACCTATCACCTCCGCTATTGCCGAGGGCGAGGGAAAAGTAGGGCCTGCCTGGTTGGCCACCCGCGTCACCTCCTTGTCTATGAGTTCGACGACGACCGGGTTCTGGTCTTGCGGGTCCTGCATGACGCGATGGAACTGACGCGACATCTGCCGCCAAATGAATCTGAGGAGCGCTGA
- a CDS encoding type II toxin-antitoxin system ParD family antitoxin, which yields MPARNVNLTEHFADFVDVNVASGRFQNASEVVREALRLLERQQREDELKLEALRQAIGLGRDDAEHGRTVVIGADRIGAFLGGLGRTARS from the coding sequence ATGCCTGCGCGCAATGTCAATCTGACAGAGCATTTCGCCGACTTTGTCGATGTGAATGTCGCGTCGGGTCGATTTCAGAACGCCAGCGAGGTTGTGCGTGAGGCTTTGCGGCTGCTCGAACGGCAGCAACGAGAGGACGAGCTCAAGCTCGAGGCCCTGAGGCAGGCGATCGGACTTGGGCGCGACGACGCCGAACATGGGCGGACAGTCGTCATCGGCGCTGATCGGATCGGCGCCTTTCTGGGCGGCCTCGGCCGCACCGCTCGCAGCTGA
- the tnpC gene encoding IS66 family transposase, with product MDVAHDTLPDDVGTLQAMLLAERARQAELVAQIEENKALEAERIRLEAEVERLTAQNERYEHIIAQLRRLQFGKRSERMDKDQLQLALEDLQQGLAEIEGEEEKDDPQLKTHRTRQRREQRPSLPPHLPEVEVVVEPASTICPCCAGAMHVIGEDVSRRLDVVPAQYQVLVTRRPKYACRACEGQVVQAPAPARLIEGGLPTERMVAQVLVAKYADHTPLYRQAQGLARQGIEIDRSTLAFWTGYAAAELKPIWTLMRQELLRSNKLFVDETIAPVLDPGRGRTKTGYFWAIARDDRAWAGPDPPCVVYTYAPGRGAEHAIAMLEEFSGVLQTDGYSAYKTLAGRNRQVTLAHCWSHLRRKFFDLAKGGAAHIATEALRRIAELYAIEADIRGQGAEARAAARQDRSSPLIEDLKAWLETQLAKLPGRSPAAGIIRYAMTHWDGLTVFLADGRVELDTNPVERTMRPIALNRKNALFAGSDEGAHHWAVLATLVENCKLHGVNPTAYLTDVLTRLVNGHLQSRLTELTPWGWKALLQN from the coding sequence ATGGACGTCGCGCACGACACCCTTCCGGACGATGTAGGGACGCTGCAGGCGATGCTCCTGGCCGAGCGCGCCAGGCAGGCCGAACTGGTGGCCCAGATCGAAGAGAATAAGGCCCTCGAGGCCGAGCGCATCCGCCTGGAAGCCGAAGTCGAACGGCTGACAGCGCAGAACGAGCGCTACGAACACATCATCGCCCAGCTTCGCCGGCTGCAGTTCGGCAAGCGCTCCGAGCGGATGGACAAGGACCAATTGCAACTGGCCCTGGAGGATCTCCAGCAGGGGCTGGCCGAGATCGAGGGCGAGGAGGAAAAGGACGATCCGCAGCTGAAGACGCACCGCACGCGTCAGCGCCGCGAGCAGCGTCCCTCTCTGCCGCCGCACCTGCCCGAGGTGGAGGTGGTGGTCGAACCGGCCTCGACGATCTGCCCCTGCTGCGCCGGCGCCATGCATGTGATCGGCGAGGATGTCTCCCGCCGCCTGGATGTCGTGCCGGCGCAATATCAGGTCCTGGTCACCCGCCGGCCAAAATACGCCTGCCGGGCTTGTGAGGGCCAGGTGGTCCAGGCTCCGGCGCCGGCCCGGTTGATCGAGGGCGGGCTTCCGACCGAGCGGATGGTGGCTCAGGTCCTCGTCGCCAAGTACGCCGATCACACCCCGCTCTATCGCCAAGCCCAAGGCCTGGCCCGCCAGGGGATCGAGATCGACCGCTCGACCCTGGCCTTCTGGACTGGCTACGCGGCCGCCGAGCTGAAGCCAATCTGGACCCTGATGCGACAAGAACTGCTCAGGTCCAACAAGCTCTTCGTCGACGAGACCATAGCGCCGGTGCTCGATCCTGGCCGAGGGCGCACCAAGACCGGCTACTTCTGGGCCATCGCCCGGGACGACCGGGCCTGGGCGGGGCCGGATCCGCCGTGCGTGGTTTACACCTACGCCCCTGGTCGCGGCGCCGAGCATGCCATCGCCATGCTGGAAGAGTTCAGCGGCGTGCTGCAGACCGATGGCTATAGCGCCTACAAGACTCTGGCCGGCCGCAATCGTCAGGTGACGCTCGCCCACTGCTGGTCGCATCTGCGCCGCAAGTTCTTCGACCTGGCCAAGGGCGGCGCGGCGCACATCGCCACCGAAGCCCTTCGGCGCATCGCAGAACTATACGCCATCGAGGCTGATATCCGCGGCCAAGGCGCCGAGGCGCGCGCCGCCGCACGCCAGGACCGCAGCAGCCCGCTCATCGAAGATCTCAAAGCCTGGCTGGAAACTCAGCTCGCCAAACTTCCGGGCCGCTCGCCCGCGGCCGGGATTATCCGGTACGCGATGACCCACTGGGACGGCCTGACTGTCTTCCTCGCTGACGGACGCGTCGAGCTGGACACCAACCCGGTCGAGCGGACGATGCGCCCCATCGCATTAAATCGGAAAAATGCGCTCTTCGCCGGCTCCGACGAGGGCGCACACCACTGGGCAGTCCTGGCCACCCTGGTGGAAAACTGCAAACTCCACGGCGTCAATCCGACCGCCTATCTAACCGATGTCCTCACCCGCCTGGTGAACGGACATCTGCAGAGCCGCCTCACAGAGCTCACCCCCTGGGGTTGGAAAGCCCTCCTGCAAAACTGA
- the tnpB gene encoding IS66 family insertion sequence element accessory protein TnpB (TnpB, as the term is used for proteins encoded by IS66 family insertion elements, is considered an accessory protein, since TnpC, encoded by a neighboring gene, is a DDE family transposase.), which yields MAKEALGQDPFSGTVLVFRARRADRIKLVVWDGTGLVMVWKALDEGSFKWPPVSDGVMRLSSAQLAALLDGLDWTRVHPPRRVSPKAVR from the coding sequence TTGGCCAAGGAAGCGCTGGGCCAGGATCCTTTCTCGGGCACGGTGCTGGTGTTCCGCGCGCGGCGTGCGGACCGGATAAAGCTGGTGGTCTGGGACGGCACGGGGTTGGTGATGGTCTGGAAGGCCCTGGACGAGGGCTCTTTCAAGTGGCCGCCGGTCAGCGACGGGGTGATGCGGCTGTCGTCGGCGCAGCTGGCGGCTTTGCTCGACGGGCTGGATTGGACGCGGGTTCATCCGCCCCGGCGGGTGAGCCCAAAGGCCGTCCGATAG
- a CDS encoding transposase → MMLGDDVLMMPSARRIEVFTGSGRRRKWNSELKAQIVAESYATSVGDAAARHSLSKTQIFTWRRDAQRAAEAAGFARVEVDDAGAAAVMQRGLIEVRLRGASVSIEPGADPAMVTAILMALRAAR, encoded by the coding sequence ATGATGCTTGGTGACGATGTGCTGATGATGCCTTCGGCGCGTCGGATCGAGGTGTTCACGGGATCTGGCCGTCGGCGCAAGTGGAACTCGGAGCTCAAGGCCCAGATCGTGGCCGAGAGCTATGCGACCTCGGTGGGTGACGCGGCGGCCCGGCACAGCCTTTCCAAGACGCAGATTTTCACTTGGCGGCGGGATGCGCAGCGAGCGGCCGAAGCTGCTGGGTTCGCGCGGGTGGAGGTGGACGACGCCGGCGCGGCCGCGGTCATGCAGCGCGGTTTGATCGAGGTTCGGCTGCGCGGCGCATCGGTCAGCATTGAGCCGGGGGCCGATCCGGCGATGGTGACGGCGATCCTGATGGCGCTGCGAGCGGCGCGGTGA
- a CDS encoding ATP-binding protein, producing the protein MAAEPSALTLYVLAPRGRDALVIKDLLQAAGLAAEVLTELAASAGRLAHGAGLIIAQEALDPGAFEALRAWLINQPAWSDYPIIFLRTRGAPLTATTQAAIDQLGNAAILERPLHPTTLISTARSAVRMRRRQREAEALLHERERAAETLRVREEEVRALADQLERRVEERTAELAAANRRLLTEMAERERVEATVMRMQRLEAVGQLTAGVAHDFNNLLTVIIGNLGRLERTVGEGEVQRVNMMRLAAERGAKLTAQLLAFSRRQKLEPKPTNLNEAVTSLRDLLQSTLGATIRLEARLEPGVWMAMVDPTQIEMIILNLAINARDAMNGRGGVISVETANATIRRSAGRPEEPVPGEYVVLSVQDTGSGMGPETLARVFEPFFTTKGVGKGSGLGLSQVLGFAKQSGGGVRIETVLGEGTTVQVFFPRARAAAVASSPSLVREGLTGGAVGGTVLLVDDDDQVRATTADMLRRLGLKVIETGSGGAALEVLDSGPSIDLLLLDFAMPGMNGADVARAAQAKRPDLRVLFVTGYADLTAIDHIDEHQVIRKPFGESELARRLAYALSDDGAPAIH; encoded by the coding sequence ATGGCGGCTGAGCCTTCAGCGCTTACCCTCTATGTGCTGGCCCCGCGCGGCCGGGACGCCTTAGTGATCAAGGACTTGCTTCAGGCTGCGGGCCTTGCCGCCGAGGTGCTGACGGAGTTGGCCGCCTCGGCCGGGCGGCTTGCGCATGGTGCGGGCCTGATCATAGCCCAGGAAGCCCTGGACCCCGGGGCGTTCGAAGCGCTCAGGGCGTGGCTGATCAATCAGCCGGCGTGGTCGGACTATCCGATCATCTTTCTGCGCACGCGCGGCGCGCCCCTCACGGCGACGACCCAGGCTGCAATCGACCAATTGGGCAACGCCGCCATACTTGAGAGACCTCTCCATCCCACCACCTTGATCAGCACCGCGCGCTCGGCCGTGCGCATGCGCCGCCGCCAGCGTGAGGCCGAAGCTCTATTGCACGAGCGCGAGCGAGCCGCAGAGACCTTGCGCGTTCGCGAGGAAGAGGTGAGGGCATTGGCCGACCAGTTAGAGCGGCGCGTCGAGGAGCGCACCGCCGAACTGGCCGCCGCGAACCGACGCCTATTGACCGAGATGGCCGAACGCGAACGCGTCGAAGCGACAGTGATGCGAATGCAACGGCTTGAAGCGGTCGGTCAGCTGACGGCGGGCGTCGCGCATGATTTCAACAATCTCTTGACGGTGATTATCGGCAACCTGGGCCGGCTGGAGCGGACGGTCGGGGAGGGTGAAGTTCAGCGGGTCAATATGATGCGTTTGGCGGCCGAACGCGGCGCCAAGCTGACGGCTCAGCTGTTGGCCTTTTCCAGGCGTCAGAAGCTTGAGCCAAAGCCGACCAATCTGAATGAGGCGGTGACCAGCCTGCGGGATCTCCTGCAAAGCACCTTGGGCGCGACGATCCGTCTGGAGGCGCGACTGGAGCCGGGCGTCTGGATGGCGATGGTCGACCCGACCCAAATCGAAATGATCATTCTCAACCTGGCGATCAATGCGCGGGACGCGATGAACGGCCGAGGCGGTGTCATCAGCGTCGAGACGGCCAACGCCACGATCCGTCGCTCGGCCGGGCGTCCCGAAGAGCCCGTACCCGGCGAGTATGTGGTTCTGAGCGTCCAAGACACCGGCAGCGGCATGGGCCCGGAAACCCTGGCGCGGGTCTTCGAACCCTTCTTCACCACCAAGGGCGTTGGCAAAGGCTCTGGCCTTGGTCTGAGCCAGGTCCTTGGCTTCGCCAAGCAATCCGGCGGCGGCGTTCGCATCGAAACCGTGCTGGGGGAAGGTACGACGGTCCAGGTCTTTTTCCCGCGCGCCCGGGCGGCTGCAGTTGCTTCAAGCCCCTCCCTCGTGCGGGAAGGCCTCACGGGCGGCGCGGTTGGCGGAACGGTCCTTTTGGTCGACGACGACGACCAGGTGCGCGCCACCACCGCCGACATGCTCCGACGTCTTGGGCTCAAGGTGATAGAGACCGGCAGCGGCGGGGCCGCCCTAGAAGTATTGGATTCAGGGCCCTCGATCGACCTGCTGTTGCTGGATTTCGCCATGCCCGGCATGAATGGGGCTGACGTAGCCCGCGCGGCTCAGGCCAAACGCCCTGACTTACGCGTCCTGTTTGTGACCGGCTATGCCGATCTGACCGCCATAGATCACATCGACGAGCATCAGGTCATACGCAAGCCATTCGGCGAGAGCGAACTCGCCCGCCGGCTGGCTTACGCGCTCAGCGACGATGGCGCGCCGGCCATCCATTAG
- a CDS encoding ATPase domain-containing protein translates to MSLAEAVETSKRLNGTTFGDAVPTGVPGLDYITAGGYARSSLHLIEGAPGTGKTTLALQFLMDGRERGERGLYVSLSETREELMHNAATHGWSLEGIEIFELIPPELTLDPNRDQSVLYASDLELGETVGMVMKEVDRIKPHRVVFDSVAEIRLLSQTPLRHRRQVLALKHFLAKQGCTALFLDDLTQEIEETSLHSLAHAVIRLQQTPMQFGGDRRRLRVFKMRGREFRGGFHDYVIRTGGFSVHPRLIAAEHHSAYSDAAPVTSGIAELDKLLGGGLDRGTGTMIIGPAGTGKSMVCLQFLKAALERGEAGLVVSFDESRRVLLKRAIGVGVNLETYEASGQLTLKHVDPAEFSPGELAGMIRDSVEQGARIVVIDSLSGYQNALPEESFLALQMHELLTYLGQQGVVTLVVLAQHGLVGPMHSSVDLTYVSDNVLLLRFFEAQGEIRRTLSVLKKRTGEHEATLRELLIRSDRLQVGPVLDKFQGVLTGVPSFVGASSSLLQAQDNGG, encoded by the coding sequence TTGTCCCTGGCCGAAGCTGTGGAAACCTCAAAGCGGTTGAATGGAACAACCTTCGGCGACGCTGTGCCGACGGGCGTGCCAGGTCTCGACTACATCACGGCGGGCGGTTACGCGCGCTCAAGTCTTCATCTCATCGAAGGGGCGCCGGGCACGGGCAAGACCACGTTGGCGCTTCAGTTTCTGATGGACGGTCGCGAGCGCGGCGAGCGGGGCCTGTACGTCTCCCTGTCCGAAACCCGCGAAGAACTCATGCACAACGCGGCGACGCACGGCTGGTCCCTGGAGGGGATCGAAATCTTTGAGTTGATTCCGCCGGAGCTGACGCTTGACCCCAATCGCGACCAGTCGGTGCTCTACGCCTCGGACCTTGAGCTGGGCGAAACGGTCGGCATGGTCATGAAGGAAGTCGATCGGATCAAGCCGCACCGGGTCGTCTTCGACAGCGTGGCCGAGATACGCCTGCTGTCCCAAACGCCATTGCGCCACCGCCGCCAGGTGCTGGCTTTAAAACACTTTCTGGCCAAGCAGGGCTGCACAGCCTTGTTTCTTGATGACCTGACCCAGGAGATCGAGGAAACCAGCCTGCACAGCTTGGCCCATGCGGTGATCCGGCTGCAACAGACACCAATGCAGTTCGGCGGCGATCGTCGGCGGCTACGGGTTTTTAAAATGCGCGGGCGCGAATTCCGCGGCGGCTTCCATGACTACGTTATCCGAACCGGTGGATTTAGCGTCCATCCGCGCCTGATCGCTGCTGAGCATCACAGCGCCTATTCTGACGCCGCGCCGGTCACAAGCGGTATAGCCGAACTGGACAAGCTCCTTGGCGGGGGGCTGGATCGCGGCACCGGAACTATGATTATCGGTCCGGCTGGCACGGGTAAGTCCATGGTCTGCCTGCAATTTTTGAAGGCGGCCCTCGAACGCGGAGAGGCCGGTCTCGTCGTCTCCTTTGACGAAAGCCGGCGGGTGCTGCTCAAGCGCGCGATCGGGGTCGGAGTGAACCTGGAAACCTACGAAGCCTCCGGACAACTAACCCTGAAGCATGTGGACCCAGCGGAGTTCTCGCCTGGAGAGCTCGCCGGCATGATCAGGGACAGTGTCGAGCAAGGCGCCCGCATCGTCGTCATTGACTCTCTCTCAGGGTACCAGAACGCTCTTCCGGAAGAATCCTTTTTGGCCCTGCAGATGCATGAGCTGCTGACCTATCTGGGCCAGCAGGGTGTCGTAACTCTCGTGGTATTGGCGCAGCACGGCCTGGTTGGTCCGATGCACTCAAGCGTCGATCTCACCTATGTCAGCGACAATGTTCTCCTGCTGCGCTTTTTCGAAGCTCAGGGCGAGATTCGCCGCACACTGTCGGTGCTGAAGAAACGCACCGGCGAACACGAGGCCACGCTGCGTGAGCTTCTTATCCGCAGCGACAGGCTCCAGGTCGGACCGGTGCTGGACAAGTTCCAGGGTGTGCTCACCGGCGTGCCTTCCTTTGTAGGCGCCTCTTCATCGCTGCTGCAGGCGCAAGACAATGGCGGCTGA